Part of the Perognathus longimembris pacificus isolate PPM17 chromosome 1, ASM2315922v1, whole genome shotgun sequence genome, CCACTTTTTGTCATAATGGCAAATTAGGAACTGTTAACTAGATATTCCCCTTAAGATAATAAATTACCAAACAGGACAGATACAAAAGCATCTCACAAATTGATCACATATTCAAACAAAAAATGTATGGGTAAAATTAAAcatcctatattctttttttttttttttggccagtcctgggccttgaactcagggcctgagcactgtccctggcttctttttgctcaaggctagcactctgccacttgagccacagcgccacttctggccgttttctgtatatgtggtgctggggaatcgaacccagggcctcatgtatacaaggcaagcactcttgccactaggccatatccccagccccaaatatccTATATTctaaactgactttttttttttttttttttttttttttggccagtcctgggccttggactcagggcctgagcactgtccctggcttcttcccgctcaaggctagcactctgccacttgagccacagcgccgcttctggccgttttctgtatatgtggtgctggggaatcgaacctagggcctcgtgtatccgaggcaggcactcttaccactaggctatatccccagcctaaactGACTTTTAAAGACATTTTGCTACAGTGATGTAGAGCTGTGTACTAAAGACAATATTTATACTTGAGTACTTAATAGATAAATTTTGGAAAGCATTTGGCAGATAAGTATGCTCCTTGTTCAACTATTTATCAATTGCTCAATTGGAAGATGGTCACTCACATTAATAGACTATTAATGAAGACAAGAAGAATAAACTCTAGCAAGGcattttattcattaattcataTTTCAGATCATTTTTGTTTGATTCCACCAACCTCTGTAAATGCTATGGGCCATTCTATCAGATCTTCAGATAGTGATAATTGATGACCCTGTGGTTCATATGAAGAAAATTTGCCCACTTTTACCACCTGCTTAAGACCTTCTGGAATATTCCAAaggttcacaatgtcatactctgccacCAATTTCTTTGGCTCATCCAAAATCACTTCGTCTCCAGGAGGATTGCTGAAATGGATGTTCTTCAGAAAGGGATGAAGCTAAGAGAGAAGAATCAATTCATGATAAAGTTTGTAGAGTTGACACGGCAAGAATACAGACCTCACTGACTTTCATTTCTGCTTCAGtactcatctttctttctttttttttttttttttttttttttttttgccagtcctgggccttggactcagggcctgagcactgtccctggcttctttttgctcaaggttagcactctgccacttgagccgcagcgccacttctggccagtttctgtatatgtggtgctggggaatcgaaccgagggcttcatgtatacaaggcaagcgctcttgccactaggccatatccccagctcccagtaCTCATCTATAACCAAGTAATGCAACAGCACAACTGAGTGAATATCTATGGAGAGCTAATATGTAATAATGCTTGTAAATTCTAACACTCAATTAACTATCTAAGGTAATATTTCAAGAATAAATATctaggaaaaaaagattaaatatctAGTATATTCACCCAAATAATTACAAATCATACCAATTCCACTGCCTGGATAACTAGGCAGAGGTTTCTTTTATGACTATCCCCTGAGAGGAATTAcatgaaataattattaataactaACTGAATTGGAATTAAATTATTTCACTTATGTTCATTATGAATTCTTgaatttatgtgaatattataTCAATTATAAATTTAGGTAAACAAATTGCTTAATACAAGTccaaatagaaaataagtaaggaaaaaattaaaagctttaccacggggctaggaatatggcctagtggcaagagtgcctgcctcataaacatgaggccctgggttcgattccccagcaccacatatatagaaaatggccagacgtggcgctgtggctcaagtggcagagtgctagccttgagcaaaaagaagccagggacagtgctcaggccctgagtccaagccccaggactggcaaaaaaaaaaaaaaaaagctttaccaCGGAGGATGTTGCAgacatttataataaaaagaattagtggggaaggaataaaataattattattaatattgaatttttttcaaaattgtacAGTATTTCAAAACTATATTACAAAGAAGTGGGATGatggtggttcacaactgtaatccaaactacttaggataatcatagtttgaaaccagccatgCAAAAATTCTTTGAGACATTGATCTCTAGTTACCttccaaaaaaatcccaaagtgaaGTTGTTTCTCAAGTGACAGATTGCTGGACTTGGAGGAAATaaagccctggccctgagttcaagcccaagtactggcacacacacatacacaaaaagtcaTCATGGACAGCTGAACTGACTACACTTTCTGTCTTTGCCTTTATTaaacctttcttccctccctagtTTGATTTGAACAAATCCCCTTTACAATGCTAGTTGTCTTATGGTATTTGCTTGCCAAAGGAAACACTTTACCTGTGAAGGGGAAAAATCAAGTTTTTTCCCATTTCCCACTGCCTGTGCCTCTACTCGATCAATAACCATCTCATGaagagcttgagccacagcatacacagcattatATATATTGTAACTCTCTTCCAAGATGACCATGTCAAAAAGGTACCTTGGCAACCATTCCAATGAGGCATTGGCTGGACAGTTCTTCCAAGTTACACAGCTAGACTCAGAAAAAGTGCAATTAAAAGATCGAATCCACACCAAAGCAAGGTAATAGTCTTCTGGGTATTTTGATGGGTTTACTGTTTTGATAAAATTGTTGAATCCAGACATCTCTGCATGGTTGTTTGAGAAAATAAGAGGTGCATGGAATGTATTTAACAAAAAATATCTCATTGCAAATATTAATGTACTAAGGGAGTTTAGGACCCAGATTTTTCCTAGAGTTAAGTATCTGCCAATAGTGTTTACTACACTTACCAAGAAGTCATTGTTACCATAAATGAGAATCACATTTGTGAATGAATTTCTAATTATGTGATTAAATGAAATATGTTCCAGCGGATTTTGAAAGGAATCAAGTTCTACCATGTGTTCAAAAGCTGTACAGACTCTGTGCTTGTTCATCTCTTCTCTCAACTGGGGCAGCATGCACAAACCACTCTCATCTCCTGAGATCAATAGACCCACCCAGGTCCACCTGAAGTGAACCAACAAGGAAACCATGGCAAAAGCTAGAGATGTGTCCTTGCGGGCCATCTGATAGACAGAAGGAAATGGGCGATGGTCACTCAGGACAGGATCAAAACGTCCAAAATTAagctagaagaaaaagaaaatcagaatcaccAGTCACAATTTGCCCTAATTAACACCAAAAATTTTAGGAAAGGATGGTTTGTCTCACTTTTAATGGTATCTTCCAATTCCTCAGGACTATGTATAAAATGAATGAACCAGATTAAACAGTCTTTCTCATCTTTATACTAAACTAGTAAACTTATATGGGCATGTTATGAACGGTAGTTTTTCGACTTTGTGGTAACTCATTTTCcagcatcattttatttaaaattaatcaaaaacCTGAGAATAGCATGAAATAGTTACGATTTCATATCTTAGCATCCCTCCTTTTCTCACCTGTGGAAATCTGTAGAGGTCCAACAATGTTGCACATTGGGAAGAGATTATGCCTGATGGTCCCGTCAGTGCTACTATAGTCTGACAGTCTCTCTTGCAGGTATAATTCACAATAAAGTCCTTTCCAGAGAGGCTAACCACAAGATTCCTAAAATGCATCATGTCTTTTTGTCCAACTGAATAGGCAGAAAATCCCAGAGTCATGTTGGGCAAAAGATGAGGATTTTTGTTTATctcttcaacagcaaaagccaaggctaaaacaaactggtagttgtTGAAGTTATAGCTGCATAGGAGATACAGGAAATATATTCAAATGTGTACATTTCCTTAGGGTAATAAATGTGTGTTTAGCAAAAATATTCATATATTGGAACCATACCCCTAATGATGTTGAATTGGTATGTGAGTTTTATGTACATAATTCACCGAGTGATATCAAGATCATATTTCTCAGGAATGAGAGGCATATTCTTATTAGAGAAGAAAGAGATCTTGCATTTCATCTCtgtcacatatacacaaaaaatagGTTGTTGTTTTCAAACATGAAACATCTCATGAACATCAAGCTATTTCATGTCTGATGCTTGCTCTTCTAAACCCTAGAAGTAGCCAAGTAAATCCTTTTATCAACTTAAAGTTgattttctttggttttattGCAGGATAACTTTCCTAAGAGAACATATTTTGTAATAGAATGAAACAAAGCAAGATGACATATAAAAATGATCCTCTCCTCATACAAGAcaaattaaagacaaaagaaCAAGATTACAAGTTAACAAGCAGCAGTATAAAATTCTCAtttactaaagcaaaaaaaaattagatgcattaaaaagtagaaaaggaaataatttttcttatttttaaataaatttaattattctGATatgacagagaaaatttattaaaCTCAGCCTAAAAGCACTAAACAACTCTACCATGGAACTGCCTATTGGTGGAAAATGTTACATCATCTCTTCCATCAGCTAAGTACTTTGAATTTCTATATTGCTCATATGCCAGTTGGTTAGAAAATGACTCCTTTAATCCTTGGCAACAGTGTTAAGAACATTAAGTATTGAGGGTCACTTTCCTGGGAAGGAAGGCATGAAAAGTAACTCAGGGATTGTTCTCACAATTTTCCAGGACTAGCTAATTAAGAAAAAGATTCTGTAAAACTGAAACTGTTATGAACAATAGGAACCACTCAGCATTGGAAAATATATCTTTTCCAAAATCATATtaaggaaaattaagaaaatgaaaaatattttaaggaatatTTCAAGTTTCTAATGTAGATCCATATAATGGTAGCAAACTCATTTGTTTTATGGTAATCCGTTAAGCAGAAACCATAAAAGCATCATAGGGTGCTATGATTCTTTCTTTGGGTGGGTATTTGTTAAGCAGGAAGAATTTATCCAGaagactatttttaaatattaatcacAAGAAATAGATTTCCAGAACCATGAAAAATCACTGTTGATGACCACTTATACCCCACTGCAGAAGAGGTCTATGAAGATGATGAGGAAATCATACTATTTGGATAAGGATAGATTATATTGTTATAGATAATGCTCTGAAAATACGGTTCAAATTTTAAGTGACCAAAATTACATATAGGATAGCAACATTGATAAACATATGGGGCCAAAGTTATGTATGAAGTCACATGCTCAAGGGTCCATTGAAATAGGATAGGCTTGAAACAGTTTTCTAGAAAAATACATTCTCTAAATGTGCAGAACAGCACATTTCCAAGTCAGAAGCTTTTGTTTCAAATGCTGATTTTATTAGGGAACTGAAACCTTTTGATGAGAACCTAAAACTTCTCATCTAATGGATGAATcagacataaagagaaaaatctcaggcAATAAAGACTATATGCTCGGTAGAAATAGGATTTCCAGAGGCAGTATCTGTACAAAGCCACTTCTGAGCAAACTTCTCCCTGAATAGagcaatttatttaaaaaaaaaaaaaaaaaacagcacaaagTCAATGTCAGTAGCTTCACCTTGTATCTCCTAAGCCCTCAATATACAAGATATTCTATGCCAGTATCAGATATGGGTGGCAGCAAAGAATGCTGCCTTAGCTAGCCTGATTATCCTGAATGATATCTGTCAATTCTGCATCTCTCAGTCAATCTCTGACAAAACAACATCAATGAAAGCTGTTGTGATAAATTTAATTAATGATTATATTTGATATTCTACCATACACACTCTGTGCTGACATTAAAAGACAGTATATGGCTTGATTATGAACTCTGTTCAATCCTTTCAGCCAATACCTGAGAGGCATAATTTTCTTCCAGTAATTTCTCATCATCCATTGATTCGTACCCTGTGCTCTTAATACAACTTCCTGTTGCCCATGCTGTGACAAAGACTTACCATGATGTTTCTCATTCATTGCTAAATGCCATCTCATTGGTCCAATAATTATGGGAAATACTTCATGGAGAAAATGTGATTTATCTTTTTTGCCACAACCAGTATAAAAACTTTACTGGAAGATGTCTGACTGTCAGACCAGACACCAGTGACATCCACACACAGAGCTTGCAGATCTGAAAGTAGCTAAGAAGCATGCATCATCAGGAAACATGAGCTTCAATAACATTACATAAATATATCTAGAAAATATGCAAATAACTAATTATCATTAATATGTGGGGAAATAGTTAAACACAGATAACATAGGTCCAAGGAACAAAAAGCAAAGACCTGGTATAGCACATGAGAAAAGATTAGACATTCTGTAGAGGAGACAAGATGCCATCTCTGTTCCTAAATACGAGCAGATATCACAGGCAAAGCTTGACTTACCACACTTGGAAAGGGTTGCAAGCAAATCAGTgttccaaataatattttacatCCTAATGGGCTAGAAATGAGATGGCTACATAGCCTTAAATTCTTCCATATAAATTTGCAAATGTAATTCCCTGCTGGAGAACtcacatttatatgtgtgtgtgtgtgtgtgcgtgtgtgtacaaaTGAAGCAGAATCAAATAGGTGGGTGAGAAATCTACCATAATGCCTCTCTTCTTCCTGGTTGCCAAAAAGCTCTCTGATACATAGGGAATCACTGACATGCAGTTCTATCCAGATGTATTTGAAATACTTACTGCATCTCTCCAAACTAATATAGGGACACAAACTAATATAGGGCTATTCCCTGAGAAAAGAAGCATTTTCGCAAAAGGTCAAGTATTTAAAGACCATTAATTAACACAAGGTCTTCTCAGTCTGAAAATCAatcagataataaaaatttaattcagAACTCACTTACTTCACCTGAAAAGAATAATCCCTGGATTTGGGTAAAGCAGGTTGTATTTCCATGTACTTGAGGGGGAAAATCCCAGTAATTAACACATCTCCATTGATATGGGCAGTGTACTTCTTCTGGAGCAAGCATTCCTTTTCACTGAGGGAGCTGACAAAAAAGGGAAGCTGTAGGACAACCAATGTAAAAATCAAAGGAAGCATCACAGAATGGTCTCTAAGC contains:
- the LOC125352417 gene encoding vomeronasal type-2 receptor 116-like, coding for MDTHMDPMSNVLSLYLFIGVLPFFVSSLSEKECLLQKKYTAHINGDVLITGIFPLKYMEIQPALPKSRDYSFQVNYNFNNYQFVLALAFAVEEINKNPHLLPNMTLGFSAYSVGQKDMMHFRNLVVSLSGKDFIVNYTCKRDCQTIVALTGPSGIISSQCATLLDLYRFPQLNFGRFDPVLSDHRPFPSVYQMARKDTSLAFAMVSLLVHFRWTWVGLLISGDESGLCMLPQLREEMNKHRVCTAFEHMVELDSFQNPLEHISFNHIIRNSFTNVILIYGNNDFLVSVVNTIGRYLTLGKIWVLNSLSTLIFAMRYFLLNTFHAPLIFSNNHAEMSGFNNFIKTVNPSKYPEDYYLALVWIRSFNCTFSESSCVTWKNCPANASLEWLPRYLFDMVILEESYNIYNAVYAVAQALHEMVIDRVEAQAVGNGKKLDFSPSQLHPFLKNIHFSNPPGDEVILDEPKKLVAEYDIVNLWNIPEGLKQVVKVGKFSSYEPQGHQLSLSEDLIEWPIAFTETPQSVCSESCGPGFRNSPQEGKAACCFDCIPCPENEISNRTNVEQCVKCPDHQYANTEKTLCLLKSESFLDYRDFLGMALVCLALSLSTLTAAITGVFVRHNHTPIVKANNRTLSYILLLSLNCCFLCSLLFIGHPSTTACILQQTMFAVVFTVAVSTVLAKTITVVLAFSITSSGNRIRQCLVSGMPNFIIPICTLIQLTLCGIWLGTSPPFIDTDPHSEHGHIIILCNKGSATAFYCVLGYLGSLALASFTVAFLARNLPDTFNEAKFLTFSMLLFCSVWVTFLPVYHSAKGKTIVAVEVFSILASGAGLLGCIFVPKCYIILLRPERNSLPGIRGETYSGRKNPS